From Bacteroidota bacterium, a single genomic window includes:
- a CDS encoding glycoside hydrolase family 3 C-terminal domain-containing protein: MNRNKIKHSAGARSAPAILALPLFFTFLVALGGVKICNAQSIPLYKNPNQPAALRIEDLLQRMTPEEKFWQLFMIHDEIKSGEEEKYKSGIFGLQFREDLGNREATQQMMAHDTLGSPLAYARKCNAIQRYLIERSRLGIPAIFFEEALHGLLQYNATVFPQSIAIASTFDTTVARQVFDAISTETKVYGIRQVLSPVINLASDVRWGRVEETYGEDPFLSAVMGNAFIQAFETKNIITTPKHFVANVGEGGRDSYPIHFSELYLMQTDFVPFQSAFEKAKARSVMTSYNSLDGAPCTANNWLLNKKLKGDWNFTGFVISDAGATGGANVLHYTARDYSDATAKAITNGLDVILQTHFDHYKLFSPPFLDGSIKQDIIDNAVRRVLRAKFELGLFEQPYIDTSEVIKYYHNARHIAAAKAAALKSMVLLKNENKALPLRKNLGTIAVIGSDAAELRMGGYSAVSMHGVSALDGISNKVGANTKIMYSKGVNRIYETYTVIDTKYFSGLTAEGKANGLRGMYFANPDLAGKPAFERMDGQINFHWTLYPPDPILPLDFYSVRWTGNLKVPVSAKLKIGLEGNDGFKLYINKKLVIDKWLKQSYSVVLEDYEFIKDKIYEIKIEFKETVGNAHIKLIWNYGVAENEDEKINAAIQAAMQADAVIVVAGIEEGEFRDRALLSLPGNQEEMIIKLAANGKPIVVVLSGGSAITMSSWIDKVDAVVMNWYNGEQTGNALADVLFGDYNPAGRLPITFPQHEGQLPLSYFHKPTGRGDDYYNLSGLPLFPFGFGLSYTSFEYSDLNFSKNETTTVDTTQVFFTVKNTGTKDGEEVVQLYIRDMLSSISQPVIALKGFMRVPLKAGESKKLSFNITPEMLSMIDDKIQRVIEPGEFRIMIGASSRDLKLKGNLMVR, encoded by the coding sequence ATGAATAGAAATAAAATAAAACATAGTGCGGGCGCGCGTAGCGCGCCCGCCATACTTGCGCTCCCACTATTTTTCACTTTTTTGGTAGCTCTTGGAGGTGTCAAAATTTGCAACGCACAAAGTATTCCTCTTTACAAGAACCCAAATCAACCCGCTGCGCTACGGATAGAAGATTTATTACAACGCATGACACCCGAAGAAAAGTTCTGGCAACTTTTTATGATTCATGATGAAATAAAATCAGGCGAGGAGGAAAAATATAAAAGCGGAATTTTCGGTTTGCAGTTTAGAGAAGATCTAGGCAATAGGGAGGCAACACAACAAATGATGGCGCACGATACACTTGGCAGTCCATTGGCCTACGCAAGAAAGTGTAATGCCATACAGCGCTATTTGATAGAGCGATCAAGGTTGGGTATTCCGGCAATTTTTTTTGAGGAAGCATTACATGGACTATTACAATATAATGCAACGGTTTTTCCGCAATCCATAGCCATAGCAAGCACCTTCGATACAACAGTTGCACGGCAAGTATTTGATGCTATTTCAACCGAGACTAAAGTGTATGGAATAAGACAGGTGCTAAGTCCGGTAATAAATTTAGCAAGCGATGTTCGCTGGGGACGTGTTGAAGAAACCTATGGCGAAGACCCATTTTTAAGTGCCGTTATGGGCAATGCTTTTATTCAGGCATTTGAAACAAAAAATATAATTACTACTCCAAAACATTTTGTTGCGAATGTTGGCGAGGGTGGCCGCGATAGTTATCCAATTCACTTTAGTGAATTGTATTTAATGCAAACTGATTTTGTTCCTTTTCAATCTGCATTCGAAAAGGCAAAAGCACGGTCGGTCATGACCTCCTACAATTCGCTTGATGGTGCTCCATGCACTGCCAACAATTGGTTGCTAAATAAAAAACTCAAGGGCGATTGGAATTTTACCGGTTTTGTGATTAGCGATGCCGGTGCTACAGGTGGTGCCAATGTATTGCATTATACAGCACGTGATTATTCCGATGCCACGGCAAAAGCCATTACCAATGGGTTGGATGTTATTTTACAAACGCACTTCGATCATTACAAACTGTTTAGTCCGCCTTTTTTGGATGGGAGCATCAAACAGGACATAATTGATAATGCAGTGCGAAGAGTGTTGCGCGCTAAGTTTGAGTTAGGGTTGTTTGAACAACCTTATATTGACACCAGCGAAGTAATAAAGTATTATCACAATGCCAGGCATATTGCTGCTGCTAAAGCAGCAGCGCTTAAGTCGATGGTGTTGCTTAAAAATGAAAATAAAGCCCTTCCACTAAGAAAAAATCTTGGGACTATTGCAGTGATTGGCAGTGATGCAGCAGAGTTAAGAATGGGAGGATATAGTGCTGTGAGCATGCATGGTGTTTCTGCATTGGATGGAATTAGCAATAAGGTTGGAGCCAATACAAAGATTATGTATTCGAAAGGAGTTAATCGTATTTATGAAACATATACGGTAATAGATACTAAATATTTTTCAGGGTTAACAGCAGAAGGAAAAGCTAACGGCTTGCGGGGAATGTATTTTGCAAATCCTGATTTGGCAGGCAAACCTGCGTTTGAAAGAATGGATGGGCAAATAAATTTTCATTGGACCCTCTATCCTCCCGATCCTATATTGCCTTTAGATTTTTATAGTGTGCGATGGACAGGCAACTTAAAAGTTCCCGTTTCGGCTAAGCTAAAAATTGGATTAGAAGGGAATGATGGCTTTAAATTATATATCAATAAGAAATTAGTAATTGATAAATGGTTAAAACAGTCTTATAGTGTAGTGCTTGAAGATTACGAATTTATCAAAGATAAAATTTATGAAATAAAAATTGAATTTAAGGAAACAGTGGGTAATGCCCATATTAAATTAATCTGGAATTATGGTGTTGCTGAGAATGAAGATGAAAAAATAAACGCTGCAATACAGGCAGCCATGCAAGCCGATGCAGTAATTGTTGTTGCAGGAATTGAAGAAGGCGAGTTTCGTGATAGAGCCTTGTTATCACTTCCAGGCAATCAGGAGGAGATGATTATTAAACTTGCTGCCAATGGCAAGCCCATCGTTGTTGTGCTAAGTGGTGGTAGCGCTATCACCATGAGCAGCTGGATTGATAAGGTAGATGCAGTTGTGATGAACTGGTACAATGGTGAACAAACAGGAAACGCACTGGCCGATGTCTTATTTGGCGATTACAATCCGGCAGGGCGCTTGCCCATTACATTTCCGCAACATGAGGGGCAATTGCCGCTATCTTATTTTCACAAGCCCACCGGCCGTGGCGATGACTACTATAACCTGAGCGGATTGCCTTTATTTCCTTTTGGATTTGGATTGAGCTATACAAGTTTTGAATACAGCGATTTAAATTTTTCCAAAAATGAAACTACTACGGTTGATACCACACAAGTATTTTTCACTGTAAAAAATACAGGCACCAAAGATGGGGAAGAAGTGGTGCAACTATACATACGCGATATGCTGTCATCTATTTCGCAACCGGTAATTGCATTAAAAGGATTTATGCGCGTTCCCTTAAAAGCTGGCGAATCAAAGAAACTATCATTTAACATCACGCCAGAAATGTTAAGCATGATTGATGATAAAATACAACGCGTAATTGAACCGGGAGAATTTAGGATAATGATTGGGGCATCTAGCAGGGACTTAAAATTGAAAGGGAATTTGATGGTGCGATAA